One Urechidicola croceus genomic window, TATCCAATGACTTAAATAAACCGTCATCAAAATATGAATGTTTGAACAAAAAAGTTGATATATGTGCAAAACGTTGTTGCATATCAATAAAAAATTAGGTTTGGTTATCTATTCCTTTAATTGATGGGGTTATTTTTTCTATTGTTTCATCATCAAATACTATAGTACGAACTTTATATAATACGGAAGGCATAAGTTTGCTACCAAGAGCCGACCAAAGATGACTTAATTGACTAAATTCTAATTTACTTATTTCTAAACTCAATTCTTTCAAATTGGAGTCTGAGTTTCTAATTGAAATTTTTCTATTTGATTGAAAAAAACGTATTAAAAATGAAAGATATTTTAATCCTTCTGGATATACTGCGCCATCAAAATTGGCACAAAACAATAAATGCATATTAAGGTGGAGAGATGGGCTTTTATATGCGAATGAGCCACTATTTTTACTAACAGACCTACTAAGACTGTTTTTCAAAGTTGATTCTTCTTCAATACTTACTAAAAAAAAAACAATTTTACTTTCTATATTTGGATCTACTGACCCATCAGATTTAATAATATTAGAAAGAACTACTTTATTTTCTGAAATTGAAAATTGATTTTTAAAACTTTGGTTTAAAATATCTCTAATATGAGTTAATGCAGCATGAATCATAAAATGTCTTATTAATTTGAAAAATCCTTCAACATTATAAATTACAACCTTACTAACTCTTTTTCAGTAAATTAAGTCGTATAAAATTACACTTTTTTTTTTATAAAACTATGTTTTTTTAATTATTTCAATTTTTTTTTAATTCTTACTATTTAAAATCATTAATTCTTTAGTTGGAAAACATTCAAAAAAAAAGGTCAATAAAATGCTATACAATACTCTTTCCTTGTTTAATTTTTTCGATTCTTATACCCGCATTTATATCATTAATAGTAATAATTCTATCTTCTCCATCTTTCCTATTTAAACATTTCAAAATACTATAATGAAGTATATTGACAATTGAAGCCGCAGTAAGTTCATAATTTTCTGACAGATATTCAATATCAACATTTTTATGATATTCAAAATCTTCAGTTTTAGATTTATCCCATAAAATACGTCGCTGATTTACATCTGGAATTTCAAAATTTAATACTAATTGAAATCTTCTAAAAAACGCTTCGTCTATATTCCTTTTAAAATTAGAACATAAAATTACCAAGCCATCAAAATCTTCTATTCGTTGTAATAGAAATGATACTTCTTGATTGGCATATCGATCATGAGAGTCAGAAGTAGTACTTCTTTTACCAAACAAAGCATCAGCCTCATCAAAAAATAAAATCCAATCTTTTGATTCGGCTAAATCAAATACTCGTGATAGGTTTTTTTCAGTTTCTCCAATATATTTTGAAACAACCATTGACAAATCAACTTTATAAACATCTTTTTTATATTCTTTACCCAACCAACTTGCTGTTAATGTTTTTCCAGTTCCTGGAGGGCCAGTAAATAATACTTTAAACCCTGATTTAATCTGTTTACCAAATTGAAATTTATTCTTCAATTTTTTACCATGAAGTATGTAATTTTTTATTTCATCTAAACCATTCGTCAAATGTTCAGAAAAGACTAAGTCTTTCCATTCGTAAGTAGTGAAAATTCTCTTTGCAGGAAAATGAGGGCTAAAATCTGGCTTATGTTTTTTACCAGAAATAAATAATGCTAAATACTCTTGTGATAGTAATAATTGTCTACTAAAAAAAGGTTCAGTTGATGAACTTTTTTCCAAAAAAAGAATACTATTAAGGTGAAAAAAATGTTTTTTATCAAACAACTTCATTAATTCAAACCTCTTTTCGATATTAGTACCTCCGAGTAAAAAAAGTACAGTTTCTCCTGTTGGAAGAAATCCATTATGCATTGGATGTTTTAATCCTCCGAATTCTGAATACGGAACATCATACATTTTGTTTTTAGTAAAAAAGAAATCTAAAAATGACGGTTTTACATGAGGAATTAAAGACAAAATTAACACTGCTCGCTCTTCAATATTCATCTTATGCTCATTGATGCAATTTGCATAGTCGGAAGTTTGATGTTCAACCGATGGAGGTTGGACATCTAAAATATCAATCTTTTGGCCTTCAAAATAATTTTTGAACCGTGTATCAACAACATTTTGAAACCATTTAAGTTCTTCTTGAATGGTTTTAGCATTTTCAAAATTAGCATTCATAAATTATGAAATTAAAAATATTAGTAGCACTAAATTAATTGATTTACAGCCTATTAAAAAAATATAAATGATATTTGTACTGTTTTTTTTATTAGATTTGTAGGATAATATCCCAAATAATACTCTCCAAAAGTTTTTTTTAAATAAGAATCATTGGTCTTTTTCCCAAGTTAAAAAAGTATTCTATGAGAACACAAAGCAATAAATCGACTGAGAATAAAAATCAATTAATTGCACCCAATGTAACTCAAAAAAAAAGTGTTTCGAACCCTACTTTTCAGTTTGTTGACAATCGACCAGAGGCAATTATTCAGAGTAAGTTACAAAAAATGACTGAAAACTATTCCAAAAACAACATTCAAAAACAAGAATTAGAAGAAGAGGAATTATTACAAGGTAAATTTAAAACCACCCAACTACAAGGAATTGAAAATGAAGAATTACTTCAAGGTAAGTTTGAAACAATTCAGAAAAAAGAAAATAATACAGGTTTACCAGACAACTTAAAATCTGGAATTGAAAATATGTCGGGAATAGCAATGGATGATGTTAAAGTTCACTACAATTCTGATAAACCATCTCAATTACAAGCGCATGCCTATGCTCAAGGAACTGATATTCACTTAGGTCCTGGACAAGAAAAACATTTACCTCATGAGGCTTGGCATGTAGTACAGCAAAAACAAGGACGCGTAAAACCTACTATGCAAATGAAAGGTAAGATAAATATCAACGATGATGCTGGTTTAGAAAAAGAAGCAGATGTGATGGGAGCGAAAGCAGTTCAATTTTCATCAAAAGATTACAAAGGAGTGTTGCAAACAAAGAAAGACACTGGAGGAATAAATACTAGTTCTTTAATCTCTGGTACAATTCAAAGAGCACCATGGGCAAATATTCCCGCTAAATTTAGAACAGATAATGGAATGGATAACGTTCCAAATTCTGAATATTTCGTAGGAACTACTAGCTACAAACGTTATGCTCCAATTAATGAAATTAGATCACCTGGACAAATATTTCATGAAGGCCCTAGGAGTTTTGTATACATTAATAGTGGAGATAATGCAAATATAGCATATAAAAAAACTATTAAAGCTTTGCCAGATCAAAATAACAATCAGCGTATCAACCTTATAAATGGTAAAGAAAAAGTTTCGGCTTATTTAAGTCCTGCCAATGGTCGAGACGTATGGGATGGTGATGTAAATGATGATGGAACAGTTACTAGTAGGCACCCTGGGCATACTGTAATAAATTTGGGACAAGTTCTTCCTAATTTGGACAATAAAGACTCTCAAAAATTAGCTCGATACAAACAAGAAGCAATCCACAAAGCTCAAATTGACGGTTTAATTGGTAGTGATGAAATTCTATTTGATCAAGTGTATGATTGGATAGATACAAACTACTCACATATTAAAGAGCAAGATCGTGATAATATAGGTATGAAATATTTATTAGACCATCCAGAAGTGTTTCAAGAAATACAAGACGCCAAAGATGCTGGACAAATGAAATATACTACTGAGAAATCAGTAGAAAAACTATGGAATGAATGCCATATTTTGGAAAATATAGATAAAACAAATCCTGATAGAACTATAGCCTTTTATAAAAAGGTATCTATGTTGCAAGACTCAGAAAAAGATACAATATCTCTATTACGAAGATCACATATTAGTAGATTTTGGGTATCACTTGAATCTAGTTTGAAAACTAAGGTAATTAGTGCACTAAATAAAAATGACACTGAAATGCTATTAGGTATCAAACAAATTTTCACATAGTCATAAACTGAATAATCAATAAGAAGGTTATAAAATTGAAGGACTCTAAATTAATATTTACCCATAAATAAGATATCTTCATTGAAAACAGAAAACAGAAAAATAAAGAAAAAAACTTGGTGGTGGATATCCATTAGCATCTCATTATTATTACTTTCTCTTTTACTATTTATGTGGTTTAAAATGCATAGACATAAAACCAATGATAAAAACCAACTTACTGATATTACTAGCGTAAATAAGTATTTAAAGGATAGTGTCGAACAGAGTGTTTTAAATGGTGCCTTAAAAATAAAAACTGGTATTTATCTTCAATCTTTAAATTTTTCTAATGCTAATGATGTTCAACTAACTGGATATATTTGGCAGCATTACAAAGATAGCATCCATGATGAATTTAAGCCTGACCATACACAAATAGGCTTTATCCTTCCCGATCAAGTGAATTCTGCTGGGGATATTGAACCAAGAGAAGTTTACAGAAAGCGTAATGACAATGAAGAGGTTATTGGTTGGTATTTCGAAGCAACATTGCGTCAACCTTTTGATTATTCAAAATATCCATTTGATAGAAATTCTGTTTGGGTACGAATGTGGCCTAGTGATTTTATAAACCACGTTATTTTAGTTCCCGATTTAGAGGCCTACAATTCAACTGATTTAAATGTCATGTTTGGAATAGAAAAGAAAATTGTACTTGGTATTTGGGAGCCTGAGAATACATTTTTTAATTATAAAACTCAAAGTTATGACACATCTTTTGGTATAAATGATAATTCCAGAAAATCAATACCCGAACTCCATTATAATTTTGTTGTAAAGCGCAAATTAGAAAGTGCTTTTATCACCTATCTTTTACCTCTATTTTTAGTTGCTGCATTACTATTTGCAGCACTGTTAACTGTTAGTAAAAATGATAGAATTTTGGAAAAAATGGGCTTTAATAATTCGACATTTATTGGAACTAGTTCTGCTTTATTCTTTGTGGTAATGTTAGCTCACATTCAACTAAAGCAGCAATTTCAAGGAGCCGGAATTGTATATGTTGAATATTTTTATATCCTAATGTATGGAATGCTAGTAATTTGTACAACTAATACTTATTTGTTTTCTATTAGTTCAAAAAAAAACAAAAATATCATTACTTGGAAAGATAATTTATTACCAAAAATTAGTTATTGGCCTTTTCTACTTGGAAGTATTATTATAATTACTTTTTTCTTTTATTAAAAAAATCTATCATTGTAATGTTAATGGATAACCACAACAAAAAGTTGCGCTTATCCGGAAAATATTAAACATAAACGAGTATATTTATACTCATATAACCAGTTCTCTTTAATGCTAAAAAACAAAATTAAGCGGAATAACAAATAACAAAAAATCACTCAAATTTGGCAGATTTTTAGCAATTACAGCGGAATTGAAAGTTGTCACGAAAAAAAACTAAACAACGGAATTTTTGCCAGTCTTTGCGGAGTAAAAAGTAGAAACGGAAAACTCAACTTTGCGGAATTATAAGTTGCTGTGAAAAACTCAACTTTGCGGAATTGAAAGTTCGAGCGGAAAATTATAACGGAATGAAACTCACTCACGGCGGAATCTCATAACGGCGGATTTTCACTCAGAAACGGAAAAACCACTCAAAATACGCACTAAAAGAGAACACTGTTTATATTCAATGCTTTACTTTTGGTCAATCCATAAAGTTTTTGCACTTTTATAACATCAGATTTTCCTAGCGGAAAATCTGCCGCGTACTTTTACGCACTGAAACATACACTAATCCGTTGTGTGCAATTTGAGTAAAATTTTGCCATCATACCAATTTTTGGTATATTTGAATAAATTTATGTCAAATGAACAAAAACACATCAATATCACTCGGAAATTATTTTGACCAATTCGTTCAAAGCCGAATAAATGAAGGCAGGTTTAAAAACGTTAGTGAAGTAATTCGTGCTGGACTTAGACTTTTAGAGGAAGAAGAAAGTAAAGTTATTGCTCTTAAAAACGCAATTCAAGAAGGAATAGACAGCGGAATTGCTCACGATTTTGACCCAAAGAAACATTTAGAATCTTTAAAAGCGAAAAAGCACTCGAATGGCTGAATATAAACTGACCAATAAGGCTGTTGAGGATTTATCGAAGATTTGGGATTATACATTTGAGGTTTGGTCTGAAAAACAGGCTGACAAATATTACGATGGACTGATTTCTAACTGTGAAGAAATTGCGAGAAACCCAGAATTAGGAAAAAACTATAAAGGAATATCGAAACAACTTCTCGGAATTAAAGCAAATAGACACGTAATATTCTATAGAACGTTGGACAAAAATTATGTAGAAATTACAAGAATACTACACGAAAGGATGGATTTAAAGAAAAGAATAACCGAATAAAACTGCACACAACAATGGCTATAAGTAATTGCTTGTTCTCGCCTACTTCTGAAAATCCTCTCGGATTTTCAGTTTGGTGTGTACTTGCAAAGTTTCGTGCTAACCCACGCAACTACTCATAGCCGAGACCGTTGGCAAA contains:
- a CDS encoding ATP-binding protein — encoded protein: MNANFENAKTIQEELKWFQNVVDTRFKNYFEGQKIDILDVQPPSVEHQTSDYANCINEHKMNIEERAVLILSLIPHVKPSFLDFFFTKNKMYDVPYSEFGGLKHPMHNGFLPTGETVLFLLGGTNIEKRFELMKLFDKKHFFHLNSILFLEKSSSTEPFFSRQLLLSQEYLALFISGKKHKPDFSPHFPAKRIFTTYEWKDLVFSEHLTNGLDEIKNYILHGKKLKNKFQFGKQIKSGFKVLFTGPPGTGKTLTASWLGKEYKKDVYKVDLSMVVSKYIGETEKNLSRVFDLAESKDWILFFDEADALFGKRSTTSDSHDRYANQEVSFLLQRIEDFDGLVILCSNFKRNIDEAFFRRFQLVLNFEIPDVNQRRILWDKSKTEDFEYHKNVDIEYLSENYELTAASIVNILHYSILKCLNRKDGEDRIITINDINAGIRIEKIKQGKSIV
- a CDS encoding eCIS core domain-containing protein: MRTQSNKSTENKNQLIAPNVTQKKSVSNPTFQFVDNRPEAIIQSKLQKMTENYSKNNIQKQELEEEELLQGKFKTTQLQGIENEELLQGKFETIQKKENNTGLPDNLKSGIENMSGIAMDDVKVHYNSDKPSQLQAHAYAQGTDIHLGPGQEKHLPHEAWHVVQQKQGRVKPTMQMKGKININDDAGLEKEADVMGAKAVQFSSKDYKGVLQTKKDTGGINTSSLISGTIQRAPWANIPAKFRTDNGMDNVPNSEYFVGTTSYKRYAPINEIRSPGQIFHEGPRSFVYINSGDNANIAYKKTIKALPDQNNNQRINLINGKEKVSAYLSPANGRDVWDGDVNDDGTVTSRHPGHTVINLGQVLPNLDNKDSQKLARYKQEAIHKAQIDGLIGSDEILFDQVYDWIDTNYSHIKEQDRDNIGMKYLLDHPEVFQEIQDAKDAGQMKYTTEKSVEKLWNECHILENIDKTNPDRTIAFYKKVSMLQDSEKDTISLLRRSHISRFWVSLESSLKTKVISALNKNDTEMLLGIKQIFT
- a CDS encoding type II toxin-antitoxin system RelE/ParE family toxin, translated to MAEYKLTNKAVEDLSKIWDYTFEVWSEKQADKYYDGLISNCEEIARNPELGKNYKGISKQLLGIKANRHVIFYRTLDKNYVEITRILHERMDLKKRITE
- a CDS encoding type II toxin-antitoxin system ParD family antitoxin, giving the protein MNKNTSISLGNYFDQFVQSRINEGRFKNVSEVIRAGLRLLEEEESKVIALKNAIQEGIDSGIAHDFDPKKHLESLKAKKHSNG
- a CDS encoding DUF4255 domain-containing protein translates to MIHAALTHIRDILNQSFKNQFSISENKVVLSNIIKSDGSVDPNIESKIVFFLVSIEEESTLKNSLSRSVSKNSGSFAYKSPSLHLNMHLLFCANFDGAVYPEGLKYLSFLIRFFQSNRKISIRNSDSNLKELSLEISKLEFSQLSHLWSALGSKLMPSVLYKVRTIVFDDETIEKITPSIKGIDNQT
- a CDS encoding ligand-gated ion channel; translated protein: MKTENRKIKKKTWWWISISISLLLLSLLLFMWFKMHRHKTNDKNQLTDITSVNKYLKDSVEQSVLNGALKIKTGIYLQSLNFSNANDVQLTGYIWQHYKDSIHDEFKPDHTQIGFILPDQVNSAGDIEPREVYRKRNDNEEVIGWYFEATLRQPFDYSKYPFDRNSVWVRMWPSDFINHVILVPDLEAYNSTDLNVMFGIEKKIVLGIWEPENTFFNYKTQSYDTSFGINDNSRKSIPELHYNFVVKRKLESAFITYLLPLFLVAALLFAALLTVSKNDRILEKMGFNNSTFIGTSSALFFVVMLAHIQLKQQFQGAGIVYVEYFYILMYGMLVICTTNTYLFSISSKKNKNIITWKDNLLPKISYWPFLLGSIIIITFFFY